The DNA window GACAGATAGGTTCAAGGATGTCCCTAAAATGGAATCCTTTGGTCATCAAAAGAATGACTGCTGTCTTGGTTTTGGTAGCCGGGATAAACGTTTTAATAAAATATTGGTAATAAGATAAAGTTAAAAATGATACTTAAGATATTAGCATTCGGAATAACGAAAGATATTTTCGGAACTTCAGAAAAAGAAATAGAAATAAACGAAGGTGCAAATATTAAAGCACTAAAAGAGCTTTTGGAAGAAGATTTCCCGGAGCTGAAAAAATTAAAATCTTATTTTATTGCCGTTGACGATGAATATGCGGAGGACGATCAGGTAGTAGCAATTTCTAACGAAATAGCAATAATCCCGCCGGTAAGCGGCGGATAATAGAATAGATATGATTGATATAAAAATAACAGAAAATATACTGGATCTTACTGATTGTTTTACACTTGCTTCGGATCCTGCGTGCGGAGGGATAGCATCATTTATAGGAACAGTAAGAAATCATACCAAAGGTAAATCTGTCATTCATCTGGAATATGAATGTTATGAATCTATGGCAGTTAAGGAAATACAAAAAATAGCGGATAAAGCCATTTCTTTATTTTCAGTAAAAAATATTGTAGTTCATCACCGTACTGGAATTTTGTTTCCTGGGGATACAGCCATTATATTAGTAGTGAGCGATGGTCACAGGGATTCTGTTTTTGATGCGTGTAGCTATATGATCGAAAATGTTAAAAAAACCGTTCCCATCTGGAAAAAAGAAATTTTTGAGAATGGAGAAGAATGGGTTTCTGCACACCCGTAATTTAAGGAACAAAATTTTGTACCTTTACTATACAGCTATTAAATTATGAAAACTCATCTGTTATTAAATAAGTCTGTAAAACAGATAGAAATTGTCAAAGTTAAGGCCAACAGCAGTTTTCCTTATATGGATGATGTTTCTGTAGAAGAACCTTTGGAGATTAGGGTTTCTTATTATGCAGGAGATAAAAAAGAGTTTAAAAGTATATCTGTGACTATGCGAACTCCGGGAAATGATGCAGAGCTTGCTGTCGGTTTTCTATTTACAGAAGGAATTGTTTCCAGCCGCCAACAGGTTAAAAACATATATTTTGCAGAAGTAGAATGTTCAAGAAACAGTGAAAATATTGTCACTGTTGAGCTTACAGAAGGTTTTGTTCCTGAACTTATGAAGGCTGATAGGAATTTTTATACAACCTCCAGCTGCGGTGTATGTGGAAAAGTATCCATAGAATCCATACGGACAGTAAGTTCATTTCATAACCATAAAAAAGGAAAGACAGATATCTCTCTTGAAACTCTGTATCAATTATCCGAAAAATTACAGTCTTTTCAGAATAATTTCAGCGCTACTGGCGGTATACATGCTTCCGGTATATTTGATTCGGAAGGCAATCTTCTGGCGCTACGTGAGGATGTCGGAAGACATAACGCATTAGATAAACTTATAGGATATGCACTATCTGCAGATTTGCTTCCTCTTAACGATAAAATTTTAGTTTTAAGTGGAAGAGCCAGTTTTGAACTCATTCAGAAAGCAGCAATGGCAGGAATTTCCATTGTTGCAGCAATAGGAGCACCATCTAGCCTTGCGGTAGACTTGGCAAAAGAATTTGATATCACTTTATTAGGCTTTCTTCGGGATATCAGGTTTAATATTTACCATTCCGGCAGCCATTTTAAAATTGAAAATTTGTTATGAAAATAAGAATTAAAGACAACTCAATAAGATTCCGCCTAACCCAATCCGAAGTTGCAGAATTAGGAAAAAACGGAAGTATCTCAAGCTTTACAGAATTTGTAGACCGTCCGTTTATTTATTCTATCGAAAGAACGGAGGACGAAGAGCTTTCAGCAGCTTTCATCGAAAACAGAATTGTACTGAAAATGTCTAAAACTATGATAAATGAGTGGATTTCCACAGACAGAGTTGGCTTTGACGGACAAGTCGGATTGGTGAAAATTTTAATAGAAAAGGATTTTGTATGCATTGATAATACGCTGGAAGATCAAAGTGACAATTATCCCAACCCTAATTTAAAATGCTAATTTTTCATTTTTAAAAATTTAGAAATCATGGAAAACAAAGATTCATTTGATAAAATAAAAGAAGGCAGTAGATTACCTTCTGCAGAACCTCCATATAAATTGCTGGATTTGAAACTGAAACCACCAAAAGCCTGGGCAGCTGGTATTCCTGCTGTTATCCATTCATTGGACCAGTTGGTTCTCAATGCCTCTGTTCTTCGTGGAGGAAGGGCTCTTTTCAGTATGAATCAGTTTGACGGATTCGATTGCCCAAGCTGTGCATGGCCCGACCCGGATGATGAACGTTCCAGATTGGGTGAATACTGTGAAAACGGAGCAAAGGCCTTAGCAGAAGAAGCTACCTCAAAAAAAATAGATGCAGCATTTTTCAGAGAAAATTCAGTGTATGATTTAGCAAAATTAACAGATTTTGAAATCAGTCAGTTGGGAAGAATTGCAGAACCTATGTATCTGCCGCAAGGAGGAACCCATTACCAGCCGATAAGTTGGGATGATGCCTTTTCAAAAATTTCTCAAAAACTAAACACTCTTGATTCTCCCAACGAAGCCATATTTTATACTTCAGGCAGAACAAGCAACGAAGCAACCTGGGTGTATCAGTTGTTTGCACGTGAATTCGGAACCAATAATTTTCCAGACTGTTCCAACATGTGCCACGAGACTTCCGGTTATGCACTTTCCAGAAGTATAGGTATTGGGAAAGGGACAGTAAAGCTAGAAGATTTCTATGATACAGATCTTATCATTATTATAGGTCAGAATCCAGGAACCAACTCACCTAGAATGCTTTCTGCATTATCTAGAGGAAAGAAAAACGGAGCAAAAATTATGGCTGTTAATCCACTTCCCGAAGCCGGATTGAAAGGTTTCAGAAATCCTCAGGAGGTTCGTGCCCTGCTTAATAAGCCTTATGAATTGTCAGATTTATATCTTCCTGTCAAGATCAATGGAGATATGGCGCTTTTAAAAGCACTGCAAATTCTCGTTTTGGAAGAAGAAACAAAAAATCCGGGAAAAGTTCTTGACCAGGATTTTATCGCTAATAAAACTGAGGGTTTCAATGAATTGGTTGAAGAATTAAAATTGTATGACCTCGATTATTTATCGGAAGAATGTGGAATTCCGATTGAAAATCTTCGGGAAGCGGCGCAAATGATTGCCTCAAAAAAACGTATTATCATTTGTTGGGGAATGGGAATCACTCAGCAGCATAACGGAGTGGAAATGATTTATAATATCGTGAATCTCCTGTTGATGAAGGGAAGTATAGGAATTCAGGGGGGAGGAGTTTGTCCTGTTCGTGGTCATAGTAATGTGCAAGGAAACCGAACATTACTTATTAATCATCATCCTACAACTGAGCAATTAGATAAGCTTCAGGAGTATTATGGCTTTGAAGTACCGAGAAATGGGGGTTATGATGTTGTAAATGCGATTAAAGCGATGCATGAAAGTAAAGTGAAATTTATGTTCTGTATGGGAGGTAATTTTCTTTCTGCAGCACCTGATACAACGTTTACAGCAGAAGCGATGCGCAATCTGGAAATGTCTGTGATTGTTTCTGTAAAATTAAACAGAAATCATCTTATACATGGGAAAGAAGCTCTGATCTTACCAGTAATCTCCAGAAGTGAGAAAGATATAATTAATGGAGAGCTTCAGCACGTAAGCACGGAAAATTCAATGGGAGTTGTGGAATGGTCAAGAGGGGTTCTCGAACCTATTTCCAAACATCTGATTAATGAAACACATGTTGCCTGCAGAATGGCAAAAGCGGTTTTGGGGGAACGTTCAGTAGTGAATTGGGATAAGTTTATCAACAGTTATGATGCCGTTCGTAATGATATTGAACAATGTATCCCCGGATTTGAAAAATATAATGACAGAGTAGTACAGAAAGGTGGCTTCTATCTTCCGAATGGACCAAGAGATGGTATTTTCAATAGTGAATTTTACCCGGGAAAAGCTGCTTTCAATATAACAGCTGTACCGGATAATTCGCTTGCAGATGACGAATATCTGATGGGGACGACCAGAACACATGATCAGTTCAATACGGTTGTTTATGGTTTGAATGATCGTTACCGTGGGATTTTCAATGAAAGAAGGGTTGTCATGATGAATGAAAAAGATATCGAAAAGGCTGGTCTCAAAGAGGGTGATCATGTAGACCTTTTCAATTATGATGATGGAATCGAAAGAATCGCACCACTTTTTATTGTAGTAAAATATCCTATTCCGCAGAAAAGTACGATGACTTATTTTCCGGAAACTAATGTTTTGGTATCTATTAATAATGTGGTAAATGGAGCCAATATGCCGGCTTCTAAGTATGTTCGTATCAAAATCCGAAAGCACAGTCCCAACATTTTTAAAAAGATTGACGACCATGTAATTGCAGCCGCCGGAACAAGCCTTGAATAACTGTAAAGTATATATTACTTAAATAAATAATAATCATGAGGAACTTTTTTTTTGTTATTATATTTTCTTTTTGCAGTTTGGTACCAGCACAAACTAATTTCAAACTAAAGGTTTCGGGAGAAGTTGCTCATCCTTTGGAATTGAGTTTATCCGATCTTTTGAAAATGTCCCGAAAAGAAGCTATATTAAAGGATAAAGAGGGGAACTCTCATACTTTCAGTGGAGTTCCGATCATGGAAGTTTTGGAAAAGGCAGACGTTCCATCTGGAAAAGCGCTTCATGGAGCAGAAAATTTTTCAAAATATGTGCTGATAAAATGTTCTGACGGTTACCAGGTTTTATTTTCACTTGCAGAACTGGATTCCTCTATTCAGGATAAGAATGTCATTATTGCTGATATTGTAGATGGAAAACCTTTATCGGTAGAAAAAGGTCCGTTACGTATCATCGCTGAGGGAGAAAATAAGCCTGCTCGCAGCAGTTATCAGGTTACGGAGCTTGTCATTGGATCAGTAAAAAAATAATTACAAATAATTATCATTTAATAATGATCATAAGAAAAAAAGAACACTGGTTCAGAATGCTTTTTGTTTGGCATGGCTCTGTTCTGCCGGCACTGCTTCCCC is part of the Chryseobacterium paludis genome and encodes:
- a CDS encoding MoaD/ThiS family protein, which gives rise to MILKILAFGITKDIFGTSEKEIEINEGANIKALKELLEEDFPELKKLKSYFIAVDDEYAEDDQVVAISNEIAIIPPVSGG
- a CDS encoding molybdenum cofactor biosynthesis protein MoaE, producing MIDIKITENILDLTDCFTLASDPACGGIASFIGTVRNHTKGKSVIHLEYECYESMAVKEIQKIADKAISLFSVKNIVVHHRTGILFPGDTAIILVVSDGHRDSVFDACSYMIENVKKTVPIWKKEIFENGEEWVSAHP
- the fdhD gene encoding formate dehydrogenase accessory sulfurtransferase FdhD → MKTHLLLNKSVKQIEIVKVKANSSFPYMDDVSVEEPLEIRVSYYAGDKKEFKSISVTMRTPGNDAELAVGFLFTEGIVSSRQQVKNIYFAEVECSRNSENIVTVELTEGFVPELMKADRNFYTTSSCGVCGKVSIESIRTVSSFHNHKKGKTDISLETLYQLSEKLQSFQNNFSATGGIHASGIFDSEGNLLALREDVGRHNALDKLIGYALSADLLPLNDKILVLSGRASFELIQKAAMAGISIVAAIGAPSSLAVDLAKEFDITLLGFLRDIRFNIYHSGSHFKIENLL
- a CDS encoding DUF7009 family protein; translation: MKIRIKDNSIRFRLTQSEVAELGKNGSISSFTEFVDRPFIYSIERTEDEELSAAFIENRIVLKMSKTMINEWISTDRVGFDGQVGLVKILIEKDFVCIDNTLEDQSDNYPNPNLKC
- a CDS encoding FdhF/YdeP family oxidoreductase; this translates as MENKDSFDKIKEGSRLPSAEPPYKLLDLKLKPPKAWAAGIPAVIHSLDQLVLNASVLRGGRALFSMNQFDGFDCPSCAWPDPDDERSRLGEYCENGAKALAEEATSKKIDAAFFRENSVYDLAKLTDFEISQLGRIAEPMYLPQGGTHYQPISWDDAFSKISQKLNTLDSPNEAIFYTSGRTSNEATWVYQLFAREFGTNNFPDCSNMCHETSGYALSRSIGIGKGTVKLEDFYDTDLIIIIGQNPGTNSPRMLSALSRGKKNGAKIMAVNPLPEAGLKGFRNPQEVRALLNKPYELSDLYLPVKINGDMALLKALQILVLEEETKNPGKVLDQDFIANKTEGFNELVEELKLYDLDYLSEECGIPIENLREAAQMIASKKRIIICWGMGITQQHNGVEMIYNIVNLLLMKGSIGIQGGGVCPVRGHSNVQGNRTLLINHHPTTEQLDKLQEYYGFEVPRNGGYDVVNAIKAMHESKVKFMFCMGGNFLSAAPDTTFTAEAMRNLEMSVIVSVKLNRNHLIHGKEALILPVISRSEKDIINGELQHVSTENSMGVVEWSRGVLEPISKHLINETHVACRMAKAVLGERSVVNWDKFINSYDAVRNDIEQCIPGFEKYNDRVVQKGGFYLPNGPRDGIFNSEFYPGKAAFNITAVPDNSLADDEYLMGTTRTHDQFNTVVYGLNDRYRGIFNERRVVMMNEKDIEKAGLKEGDHVDLFNYDDGIERIAPLFIVVKYPIPQKSTMTYFPETNVLVSINNVVNGANMPASKYVRIKIRKHSPNIFKKIDDHVIAAAGTSLE
- a CDS encoding molybdopterin-binding protein; translation: MRNFFFVIIFSFCSLVPAQTNFKLKVSGEVAHPLELSLSDLLKMSRKEAILKDKEGNSHTFSGVPIMEVLEKADVPSGKALHGAENFSKYVLIKCSDGYQVLFSLAELDSSIQDKNVIIADIVDGKPLSVEKGPLRIIAEGENKPARSSYQVTELVIGSVKK